In Saimiri boliviensis isolate mSaiBol1 chromosome 13, mSaiBol1.pri, whole genome shotgun sequence, the genomic window tctcagcactttgggaggctgaggcgggtggtggatcatgaggtcaggagatggagaccatcctggccatggtgaaaccccatctctactaaaatacaaaaaattagccgagtgtggtggcatgcacctgtagtcccagctactcaggagactgaggcaggggaatcacttgaatctgggagatggaggttgctgtgagctgagatcatgcccctgcactccagcctggtgaaacaacaagactctgtctcaaaaaaaaaaaaaaaaaaaaaaaaaagaaagaaagaaagaaaataggcatGCATTGAATAAGGCTATTCATGTGAATACAGTCaatatttatttggaattaaAAGTTTCAAGAAGACTTGTAAATTGTACAGCTCTCAGGGAGAATTCTTCCATAAAAAAAATTGGCAGACAtaataaaactactttaaatttaaaaaataatgacagattCTGCCTCGGAAGTCAATTTACAATTACATGGGGtgttgtttctgttgttgtttttttttgtaagctGCCATTCAAGCTCAGCTGGGATAAAGACTACATTTTCATGTCCATGTCAGGGATTATTCCTTAGAGTTTTACGTCTGTTGATTAAGAGGCAGAAGAATAGAGTGTTTAAGAGCATGAGCTTCGATCTCAGACTGCCTGGATTGAGTTGGAGCTCTGCCTCTTACTAACTGTGTGGGGTGGGCTTCCAACAGTTTCTTAATGTCTCTGTGACTCAGttcttatatataaaatgggaTAACTCTAGTTATCTTCCACACATGGTTTTGAGGGGCCAAAATGAGTTAGTGTCTAGGAATTGTTGCCAGTACGTTGTACGTATACAGTAAACGTTAGGTGCTCTTATTATTAAGTAATTCATTAATACATCACATCTATCTCTCTGAAAATCTTTTTAATCCACGTGCCATTCTTGGTTATGAGGATTTCTTCTAATATCATTCTCATGTCCCTGCTCCATTTGTTGAACAGAAGCATGCAAAGTCACACACTGTCTCCGTGTAACTGACTTACCCATATTTGTCAGCCAGTTCCCGAGCTTGCCTTTCATTGACTTCCCTCTGGTCCAGTAGATCTGCCTTGTTGCCAATTAATACTATATCTGGATTTTCACAATAAGCATTTGCTTGCAGTTGGCCTGAAAAGAAAGCAGATGGAACCAGCAAGTTATTGATAAATAAGTGATGTCAAATGATTGCTCTTATTCCAGATTCCCGATCTAATTGTTCATCTCCAGCTTGGTTGTTTACTAGTTATATTAGCCAAGTTACTTCCTCTTCCCAGTCACAGtgtgctcatctgtaaaatggagataacaccTTACAAATTGCAGATTATGGAAAggactaaaaatatatataaagcaccCGTATCAATACACAACATTTAGTAAATGTTAGGTGCTTTTATTATTAAGTAATTCAATAAAACATCACATGTTTTCCTCTGGAAGATCTTTTTAATCCATGTGCTGTTCTTGCTTAAGGGCATTTCTTCTAATAATGTATATCAAGTTGTcagcacatagtaagtattcagtaaatatggAATACTTCTGGGGAAATGTACTCTGAAATGGCCATAACTGCTTCACACCATTTGTTCCTCAAATATAGATGGAGATAAATAGAATAtgatttttaagtgaataaattttctttatcctttggGAAGTTGCAATATTTCCCTTCCCTAACATCCAAAGTGATGATCTATAGTGTGGAATATATTTGAATCACTACAAATTCATGTAGAAACAATTTTAAGACAAgtaacttgtttttctcttttctacaaaaaacacTATGTGTATGTGGggagagtggcatgatctcagctcactgcaacctccatctcccagattcaagtgattcccctgcctccatctcctgagtagccgagactacaggtgcatgccaccacactaggctaatttttttgtattttagtagagatggggtttcaccatggccaggatagtctcgatctcctgacctatgtgtaaggagagagagaaagagagagagagagagatagaagggagagaggaaggaaggaaatagggagggagggaggaaggaaggaaggaaggatggaaggaaggaaagaagggagggagggagggagggagggaaggaagaagggagggagggagggaagaagggagggatggagggaggaaggaaagaaggagggaaggaaggaaaggaactcagggagaaagggaggaagggagggatggggaggggaaggcagggcaggggaggaaggtgagagtgaggaaaaaaaagaaaaaaatataagaaacctGTCAAGCTGTGTTTTTGAGGTTGCAGAGGCTACTTAAATGTCTATCATAAAGCATGTTGTGTGCTACCTTGCTGAGACTAGAGGAAGAAGACAAAGGCTTGCCCTGTAATACCAATTACTTGGATGTTAAAAAATTCAAGTGTTACTAGGCATgacaattaattattttaaatcccAGAAATATCCTTCTGGAGACATTTAAAAACAAGGGAGACTCTCATCTGCCTTGAAAAAGGATAAACAAATCATTCTCTGAAAGAATTTAATAAGCTTATTATCACCTTGTCTTCAGAATCTAATGCTACCATCAAAATTTGGGTAAGGAAATGCAGTATTACGTGGAAATAAAGGACAGATCCTAAGATAAACATTCATTTGGAGAAGCAATTACAAAAGTCAGGATTTGTCTCCCCATTGGTTACAACAATATTGAAACCACACTGAGAGTGGttctatataattattatatataatcatgaattatatacaaaatatattattaattttacataACACAGTGATAAGAAATATATCTATAttgagcacctgctctgtgccaggcactcatCCAGGTATGGCATattacactgaaaaaaaatggaaaagtctGCATTTTCATAAGCGCTTACATTCTAGTGGCAGAAAGCATCAAAAACACAAGTAAACCAAAAATACATCACATCATGCCAGGTGATGCCTGGTTCTGAACGAACTCTAAGGCACGTTGAGGGGATACAGAGTGATGAGCACTATTTCAGAGGGGTTGTCAGTCCAGAGATAAATAAGATTTGGCCAGAACTTGAAGGGAATGAAGAAACTAGCACAAGGCTGTAAatgggagaagagaaagcaaaggggaatGGCAAGTTTTCATATTGGGAATAGCATAGGAGCCAGCTGGGCTGAGGGCTAGTAAGCTGGGCCCAAGTAACAGGAATTAGAGAGGAAGCCCAGATACCACCGTGACGTTGTAGGTAAGTGAGGGACTCTGGATTTTATTCTGGGGaggtggaaagttacagaaggaCTTTGAGCAGGAGAATAACAAGGtcgagttttaaaaaaaatacctctcTAACTCCAGATGGCCCAGACAAATCTGGAAATGACAAGAGCAACCCCATAGGACGACTCGTCTGTCCTGCTATTAGTGTATCCTGCTAAGATCAAAATTCTTacttgtaataaaaaaaaaaaaagaaatatgccctTTATTGCTACATCAactaaaacataaaggaaaattcTAATACTTCTCTCCTGTGTTGATGTATGTCAATATGACTTTAGTAATTGATTAGGgaacatttcaatttttattatatcaaagtttcaatttttattataactAAGTTTTTATTATATCGAAGGCTGGAGATTGTCTTTACATGGTTTCCTTACATTTGAAccttttttgaaaagtaaaatgccCAAGGGAGCTGACTGACTGACACATTGTGCCTCAGCTTATCATCACGCAACTGGTCTGTTCCGGTTTCACATCTAATTAACCCATCAGTGCTTAACATGCTTAGGTGTCAGTATCCCTCTCAGAAAGCACTGCTGGTTTTCCCTGCGATCTCTCCAGGTCAAATGTAGTAGCTCACTTAGTTTTAAGAAGTCCTTCAAGATTTACTGGAAAAGTGGAATTAATGGTCTTTCAATGACAATAATAAAGATCATAAATACAGGTGGTGATAAAGCAAGGTAGGCTTCCTCTAAAAATATCACAGGAAAATACAATTCCAAGCTGCCTTTGGTGGTACGCATAAAGGCCACCACTTTGAAGGTGACACAGGCAACACTCAACTCATGACTTTGACAGTCAATCTGTGGTACACAGTCTGGTTGCATCTTGTGAGACCAACAGGCACCTAGGGCAGTTGGGTCGCAACTCGGCCAATGCACATTACTCAGGCCCACTTACTCATCCAGTTTCTGACATTTAAGAAGCTCTGCTGACTGGTGAGGTCAAACATTAATAAGAAGCCCATGGCGTCTCTGAAAAATGCAGTGGTGAGACTCCGGAACCTGCCGAGGAAACACAGTGGGAAGTTCTGAAAGTTAGTGCACATACTTTTGACAACACCCCAAACAACAGTTTCTCTTTCAGGTATGAATTATCCATGGTTGGCCCTTATGGAATATCCTAGGGAAAGGGGAATGTGGGCAGAGAGACTATTGAAGAAGTAAGGGAGAAGATTTGGTtgtaggttttttgttgttgtttttttttttgtttgtttgtttgttttaccactTCCTGGTTTTCTGGTCTCACAGCACTTGTATACACAGTTTGTAACATTCAATCATGGATTTGCTTACACAGCtttctggaatctttttttttttttttttggctcgtGGGCATTTCATGGTTTACAATTTAAATGTAAAGCACTTTAGAGTGGGCACTTTAACTTATACTTTCCATCTTTCTTGTCTCTGCCCAGAAGAAAGCTCGGCACATAGTAGCCTGAAAATGAATGCCTGTGATAATATGAAGAAAACCACAACTTGTTAGCTACAGGAAATGGAATTCTTTTGTAGGGAAAAATATTGATGacaaaactctttttaaaaagcactgtttTTGGGTAAAACTGAGCTTCAGGTTGGCATCTAGGATTcacaagaaaaaggaagatggtTGGGGGACTGAGTGAGGGTCAGGACAGAACAGACATAGTcattggggaaagaaagaaagaaagaaagaactctcATTATTAATCAAGATTTTGGAGAAATTTGCTCTTTCGTGTGCAAAGCAAAGTTTTTCCCTCCCTGGTCAGCTTTCCATGCCCCGACCCCAGATCCCAGACACTACCAACCATCTTCAGTGAAGTTAAAGATGTactgagatttattttaatatgagCAATGGGCAAAACCAGAGACCACATATAGGGACCAGAGAAGGTTTTGAATTTGACAGTGGGTTTTTAGAAAGGCACATAGCTTTGAACTAGTGATATTGCTTCCTATCCtaaatgttcttttaatttttggtcTCCTATTTTAGCCTATTTTTAGATCCTTTGTGTTGGTTTCCTCAGAGTTCTATTCTTGACCCCTCTCCCTCTATACACATTCACTGGATAATCTTATCCATTTCACTGGCTCGATTGTAGCCTGTAAATTGAGAAGCCCAAAATTAGAAATCTAGTGCTTCCCCGCCTTTCACATTGGGTGCCTCATTGCTTGTTGGATACTTCCACCTGGAGGAAACTCAGGTACCTCCAACTTCACACATCCAAAACCAAACTGGCCACtcttcttgatttattttctgtctgtgaTATCACCATCCTGGTTGCCATAATCCCTTCCTCCTTCACTTGCTGTCTACAGTTAACACACATCTTTTGACCTTCTCATTTCTTACTCTGCCCCTGCtctacttccaaactcattctctcTCGCCTGGACAACTTCAACAGCTTTCTCATTAGGCTTCCTGTATCCAGTTTTTTTGAGACCCTACTCTTATCACCACTCCATTTCTTTCCATAGATTATATCAATTCTCCATGAAAGACATTTTAATGATTATACATCACTTGTAAGCCAATGCACAAACTCCTTAAAAAGCTGTCAAGGCTCTGCAGGAAGTGATCTTTGTTCATCTATCCAGCTCCATCTCTTTGACTACCCACAGACATGCTGATCTTCTTTTAGTTCTTAGAAAGTTCACTCTGCTCTCCTGGGCTTTCACACATGCTGGTCTTTCTGTGGGTTCCTTGTCTTTGTGCTTCCTTTACTTCCTACCCCTTCCTTTATCCAGGATAGCACTCACTCATACATTGTGCATGAGTACATTCATAATGGTATAAGAGGAAATACCACTTCTCCAAGGGACATTCCCAACACTGCATGTGGGCTATGGGCTCCTCCTGGTGGGCCTGCCTATGACTTTGTTTTCATGTTACTATTCTAAGGCTCCATTGCAATTGTTTTTCATCCAAATTCTAtcctagactgtaagctccaagGGGAAGGGAgctgtgtttctaacttgctatCTGTCGTATTTTTATGGCTCAGAACATGGTATTTGCTCATTAAATACTTGAGAAATTAAACagtgcaagagaaagaaagaaacagtaaaagatatacaattattaaatattttaattgactgCAACAGAGAATTACAGTTTTCATATCAAAGGATGGGAGAAGAGATATTTTCACCGCTATTTATTTCCAAGGTAGGATTTGTTTGTAAGGCATCATCATGATCTAAAAATGTAGAGCagaaataccaaaaatatttattcaatttcttCTTGAGGATTTGTTTCTACCATTCCTTGGAAGCCCACAGAGATTGCAGTGTTTATCGAATAGTTCTCCCTCTTTAGAAACTAGCTGTACCCACAAAATTGTCTCCTACTCAACCATAATTGTGTCATGCCAGGAAAACTGCTCTTTGTTCTCTCTTTAAGTGCGTATGTCTCATTTGAGGACAAGACTGTGTGTTATTCCCCGTCATTGTCCAGAGTGTATGACAAAGTTACTCACAAACGTGCTTGCCACAGTGATCTGATTGGGGCAAACACTTTCTCCTCCACAGCAGCATGGATAGAACACACTTGTTCCAGAGCAGTAACAGATATCCTGGTCATTTCTGTCTAGTATCTTTGATATCCCCTACTCTCCCCACCCCTGGGGAGACAAGTAATTCATTTCCAGCCTTTCCTACCCATCTCATTCTGTCTGTTGAGTCAGCCGGGTGGAGGAAACCAGTAAAACCATGTTCCAAAGAGTTAAATAAACCAATGATGAACAGAAATTGAGTTTGCAGGATGGcagataaagaaggaaataacttGCTGAAACAATGAAACTCCCTCTGCTTATGAGATTAGAGAGCTGGCTGAAATCGATTGGAACCGATATGGCCAACTGGAATCTGTACAGAACCAGCTTGCTAATGTCACAGCCTGAATTTTTACCACGTGTTTCCCACTAACTTCCCTTGAATTTCTACATGTGACCCCTGAGATAGCGTGCAGACATAAGTGCGCATGTCCAAGAACTTTCCagccctcccctttccttccaccaATCACCTGTTAATCTCAGAACCCACCCCTGCCCcaaccttgtcttaaaaaatgcTGCTTCAAAAGCCAGAGCAAAAAGACAGATTTGAGCTTGACACTCCTGTCTCCCTGTGAGTCAATTGGCAATAAAAGCCTTTCCTTTTCTCAAAATCCAGTGCCATAGTATTGGCTTCTAGTGCATTGAGCAGCATGCCCACGTTTGCTCGAGGATACTAGGATCACAGAAGAAGCAGACCCCAAAGTCAATTATCACTCTTCCCAGTCCCTGGGAATGAAGGCTATGCCCTACATCCTTTAGGTTTCCTTAAGGGCCatgtgttttctcttccttgccaTGATGTGACTTCTATCAATATCTATTATCTTCCATGGGTTGCACTGCCAGATGTCCTTAGGCACAGGGCTGAGGTGTGAGACATTGCTTATCTTGTTGCTTAGCTACaccttatatatacacacagaacgCAAAATTCTCAAGGGATGAATAACCCAAGTGCTACGAAGACTGCCCTGAgtcttccccatttcccccacaGAGCAGCTGCCTGCAGGGGACAGACAGAGAAGGCTGCCATCATGCAAGGCTGACATATCATGTGTGAGGACATATGGGAACCACATTTTCTCATATTACttcttcaaaaatgaattaaagtgCTCTATAAAACATACATCTCTGTGACAACAAAACTGACATATGAACAGAGATTCTTGTGAGGAATGGCTTCAGAGGAACCAGCAGTGTTGAAGGGTGTGTGTAAATGGAATTCACAGTCAAAAAAGCTAACAGAGAGGGCCCAGCACCTCTCCTGGCGTTTACACTCACTGAAAGCGAGAACACTTTGGATGCATTTCAAAGACGGAAGTGTTTACAAGCATAAGCATTATAAGACATACGATGCAGAATTTGGAGGTACGTGCCTTCTAAATATCCTCTCTGCCAAGGTTTTGCCACTTTTAATTTAATCTAATATTGAAAAGCTTCATTAGCTTGGGGTCTTTTGCTCTTGGAAATTTTGGTTcccccaaaaatattttttcacctaACAATGGAATAGTACCTCCAGCTCTTAAGAATTAGCACCACTATCTACCGAGTATTATCTTGGACACTACCAAAGACAATGCTGAAAAGCCAGGCGAGATCTCCACACCTGTAAAGCTGACTATTTTATTGGAGTGAGAAGGCCCCAAGTAAATCCGTGAACAACAGTTAAAGATACAAATAGAATATTAATCTTATGACAAGGTGGGATATAATTACTTTAGACCTTAATGGTGAAATAACTGGTGTTTGCAAGAGTTCAGAGGAAAAGTGGGAGTTTGTTTCAGCTGGGGTGTTCAGACAGGCTTCATAAAGGAGATGAAATATGAGCTGGGCCTGGTGcaaggagaggatcagaaaaaatggGAAGAGAGTAAAATATTCTAGCTGGAGGGTAATTGTTTACAATCAAAGTCTGAAAGGACAAAGCCAGTCACACGGCATGGGACAAAGAAGCTGTGCTGAAAtaacagagagagacaaaagatCTTAACATTCTTTCTTCAACTCCGTCAAGTAGCACTTACAACAGCGTTTATTTCCCATCTTAATTCAATTAAATTATGGAGaacccttttttttccttctaaaaagtGCAAAGACAATGCATAACAAGAATCTTCAGAGATAAGTTTGAAAGTCTGATTTTTGAAATTTGTACCAACTGTGCAGTGCTACTGTGGTTAATTAAttacaaatcatttatttttatttccggATACTAATGTCTAATTTGAAACCAGGAGAAGAGTTgcatattatttgtttttcaagtttGCATATAGCATTCATTTGAAAGTAAGTTTTTCTAAGCTATGTATAACTACAAATAAAGCAATTTACATTACCGCTCTTGTCCTGCGGTGTCCCAAAGCTGAAGATGCACTTTAAATGCTTTCCCTGAAGACCCATTTGGTCCTTGTGTATTATAAACCTGAAATACATAACGTTTATTAGTTGAGGTTGCTTTGGATTTTGTCAACATTCAAATTCTCTGGGTTTACTCAGCATGTTTTTTCTCAATTACTATAATCAAAGTTCATAGTGCAGAATAAatatttgctctatttttttccagaattatcACATGTACTCTCACTTTTAAATGTCAAGTGCAAGTATGATTTTCAACACAGTTTAGGCAAATTGCAAACTTAAATTAGACGCCTTCTGTCATTTTCTCATGAGACAGCAAACATCAGATTTAGGACTCAAGTTCTAGGTTCAAATACAAACTCTTCATTTAACCTCTTTGAGGcttattttcttatctctaaatAGAGATCCAACCCCTTCCTACTTTATAGAGTTGCTTCAAACTGCAAACTTGAGTGAAATCACAGAtgttaaagcatttttaaaacagcgaagtgttttataaatacacaaatattgtTTACTGAAAAATAGACTTTCAAAATGCACAGAATTTCTCAATAAGTTGACACAGGACATTTCAAGCCTTTCTTCACTAGTCATTTAGTCAAAGGTTTGTTTTAggtaagtttaatttaaaaaaaaagaaataccggcctttttattgttgaaggaaagcctaaaacatttaatatttactcGGTTTCCTTAAGTATAGTTTAGTGAATATGTTTTAAAGGGAAAATTTGCAAGGACATATACCCCGATAAAGGAAAGGACAGAAGGCAGGAAAACCCTGAATGGGTTATTAGGGAGTTTGCTAAGCCCACAGGACCATGTACTGACTTTCAGATAAGGTCCAGTACATTATAAGAAACATGATTTAACTTGCCAGGCAATGGCTTCCAACTaccattcttttgttttcttccccagTTCTCAAGGAATTAGTAGATTTGTGACATCAACTGGAAGCCACAGCCATTTGGCAATCAAGAATACCCAGGGTGGCAGTAAATCTGGCTGAGCTTCTGTGCCTATGCTACACATCTCACATGTCACAATATCCTTATTCCTGTCAATAGCGTCTAGCATAGGAGAAGGAAGCGGTTGTGATTCTCACTTAAACTCCCTTATCTTGGAAAATGGCATGGTTGGTCTCACATTCTGTTCATAAGAAGCCAGTGATTGATGGCTGAGtctacacataaataaaaatgcagcaaGAACTTACAAAGCTCATGTTCCAGATATTTGCCAATCATacttttaacttctttcttaAGAGTGGGGAAATGATAACTTGCTCTTATTGAGGAATTTAACTCAGATCAGAGTTAATGTTTTTAGATTCTAATAATTCAAGTTTTGAAAGATATCTTAAGAATTCAtggaaaacacacatacaaatctGTAAAATATTGACTTGGGTTCCCTTGTGTCATTTGGGAGATGAAAGAGTgccacttaatatttttttaagaaaaatgttatttatagcTGAAAAGTAGtaaataatattctaaaataaagtgACACGCTATGAATTTCATGTAACAAAAGAGACTCAAATGCAATCAACATAGCTTCTGGATTCTTGTTTTATATAGGGGGATGAGTGACAAGTACGATTAAAAACTTACCACACGTTTTTCCCGAAAGTCTATTCCTACTGTAGTGATGAATTTGGGATTGAATTTATTGTCTGTGTATCTGTACAGAAATGTTGTCTTCC contains:
- the RAB27B gene encoding ras-related protein Rab-27B; this encodes MTDGDYDYLIKLLALGDSGVGKTTFLYRYTDNKFNPKFITTVGIDFREKRVVYNTQGPNGSSGKAFKVHLQLWDTAGQERFRSLTTAFFRDAMGFLLMFDLTSQQSFLNVRNWMSQLQANAYCENPDIVLIGNKADLLDQREVNERQARELADKYGIPYFETSAATGQNVEKAVETLLDLIMKRMDQCVEKTQIPDAVNGGSSGKLDGEKPPEKKCAC